The Vigna unguiculata cultivar IT97K-499-35 chromosome 6, ASM411807v1, whole genome shotgun sequence genome contains a region encoding:
- the LOC114188373 gene encoding uncharacterized protein LOC114188373 yields MTGSEAAGSGNLVIGCCVISGKSCCVLFDFGAAHSFVLESCVRELGLSVCGLPFDLVVSTLASGLVRTSSVCARCPVEVEGRVYKVNLICLPLQGLDVILGMDWLSANHVKVEKEERITVIPVVRDFEDVFPEEVPGLPPRREVEFSIDLVPGAGPMSIAPYRMAPAELVELKKQIEGLLEKQFIRPSASPWGEPVYW; encoded by the exons ATGACTGGGTCAGAGGcagcaggttcaggtaacctagtcattggttgttgtgtgatatCTGGCAAGTCTTGTTGCGTGCTTTTCGATTTTGGAGCGGCACACTCTTTTGTGTTAGAGTCTTGTGTGCGGGAGTTAGGTCTGTCGGTGTGTGGGCTACCGTTTGACCTCGTGGTATCTACCCTGGCATCCGGGTTGGTTAGGACTTCTTCTGTGTGTGCTAGATGTCCAGTTGAGGTAGAGGGACGTGTATACAAAGTCAATCTCATATGCCTCCCTCTGCAAGGACTAGATGtaatcttgggaatggattggctctctgccaatcat GTAAAGGTTGAGAAGGAGGAGAGGATCACCGTGATACCAGTGGTCAGGGACTTCGAAGATGTGTTCCCCGAAGAGGTACCAGGTTTGCCCCCGAGAAGAGAAGTTGAGTTCTCCATAGACTTGGTACCGGGAGCTGGCCCGATGTCGATAGCTCCTTACCGCATGGCCCCAGCGGAGTTGGTGGAGTTAAAGAAGCAGATAGAGGGATTACTGGAGAAACAGTTTATACGACCGAGTGCTTCGCCGTGGGGAGAGCCTGTCTattggtaa